TCCAGTACGTTTTATTAGTTTTTCCTTACTAGTAAACATTAGTAAACAATGTTTTATTATACAGTTTAGAATTTCTTCAAAATTATAACTTATTAGAGATAATGGTGTAAAAAATTGTTAGTTTGTTCTGATCATTAAATTTATGAATTAACTGAATTTTAAGTGTTTTAAGATTAATGCAAACATTAATGTTGGTTAGATTCCCTCATGAACTGTAATACTGACAGAAAACGTTAGTTTCGAAGCGTATCTTAGAGTCAGTTAATTAACTAATCAGAGAATAGATTATCTGAATGACGTTCGTAAAAATAAGTCTACATATTGTACGAGGATTACGAGGTTATTCTGTACTAGATCAGTGTTTCTCAAGCAGGGGTTCGTAAACACGAACATTTAATTAGAGTTTTCGTGAGCtttcaaaataaaacaaagGCATTTATatcgtgaaataaaaaaaattgcttctgatattattttatttttattaagggAATTTGCTAACTTATACTTTCAATATGAAAGTCCAATGAAAGAAACTCTGGTAAATAAAACCATATAACTATAACAGATTTTCATTGGTTCGCTGTATCTCCAATCAAGAGTGAAccgtaattatatttatttttattcgtattaCTTTATTCGATATCTTTACGTACGTTCTTTCATTAATTATTTGACTGCAAAATTGTAACAATTATACGTAAATAgtaatttgtataattttaaaTGAATCTGGacctatttaaaaatttgttctaaaaggtaaagtttgagaaacactgatctAGATCATACTCGATGACCGGATATTATATTGACTCAAACATAATCTTATTGGTGGACAAACTATTCTTGATTTCATGCTTGTTAAACGAAACCAATCAGCGTCTTGGTATTCCTATtgaacgtactaatgttgttaaCCGCATATTCGAACTCACCATTCCTTTATCATACTCTTACGCAAGTGCGAATTGTCGGTGTGGAAGTCATGGTTTCACACGTAGCCGGCGTTTGACGTGTCTTAGCCTCCTAGCCTAGGCATAGTGATTTGGTAATTTGTTGCGAGCTGCTTGATTTGCAACGTGTCAAATGGAAACAAATGCTAATATGTTAATGGCAAATATCTATTAAAAACTAACGGAAATATTTCCCATTACATTTGTAAACGTAAAAGAAAGTATGTTGTCAAATAGATCATCCACGACAAATACCAGAAAAGATATGTTCCCTGATAAGAAAGCGACTTCTAAGCAAATGAAAACTTCGACGTTAACAAATGCTGCCGGTCTTAGTTCTCTCATTACTTTTACTGTTTTGCTACTTGCTTGGATCTCAGGATTCGCCTCTCGGCTATTTGCAGTAATACGTTTCGAAAGTATTATACATGAATTTGACCCTTGGTACGTATTTTTTCACGTTATATTGGTTCACAcgtgtttattaataatttgatttaatattttcttgtctcgaacgaaaaaatgtaattttattattgttaataAAACGGTTTCAtttgaaatatataaatatattctaataaggaaataataatgaaattgtgaaagaaaattttgttctcaatataggtttaactataGAGCAACAGCATATATGGTACAACAtggattttataattttttaaattggttTGATGAAAGAGCATGGTATCCATTGGGACGTATTGTAGGTGGAACTGTCTATCCAGGTCTAATGATTACCTCTGGATCGATACACTATATATTACATTCTTTAAATATCCCAGTGCATATAAGAGACATTTGTGTATTCCTAGCTCCAATTTTTAGTGGTCTTACTGCCATTTCAACGTACTTATTAACGAAAGAAATATGGAGTGCCGGAGCTGGTTTATTTGCAGCATGCTTTATTGCAATTGTACCTGGTTACATTTCAAGATCTGTAGCAGGAAGTTATGACAATGAAGGCATTGCCATTTTCGCGCTGCAAATAACATATTATCTTTGGGTTAAGTCAGTTAAAACTGGCTCAATTTTTTGGGCTTCGATGACTGCTTTGTCTTACTTTTATATGGTATCTGCATGGGGTGGTTACGTTTTTATCATTAATCTGATTCCATTCCATGTTTTTGCATTGCTGGTCATGAATCGATATAGCAATCGTCTTTTCACAAGTTACACCACATTCTATATTTTGGGTCTTTTGTTAAGTATGCAAATACCATTCGTTGGTTTCCAGCCAATAAGAACGTCTGAACACATGGCTGCAGGTGGTGTGTTTGGTCTGTTAATTTTTGTGGCAACTCTCAGGTATATTAATAGAATATATTCATAATGtttctatataaaaatattttaatataatattttgttttatttgctTTAGGTATTTAAGAACTGTACTTACTAAATCCGAAATGAAATACTTTGGAGGAGTAGTTGCAGTTACAGCTGGTATTCTCTTGTTGATTTTGATCTGCTTGACATATACTGGTATTGTTGCTCCTTGGAGCGGAAGGTTTTATTCACTATGGGATACTGGTTATGCAAAAATACACATTCCAATAATAGCATCTGTTTCCGAGCATCAACCTACAACATGGTTTAGCTTTTTCTTTgacttacacattcttgttacaACATTTCCTGTTGGCCTTTGGTATTGCATTAAACATATAAACGATGAGCGCGTTTTTGGTAaggttttgtaataaaaatgatCGATTGCTTAAAGTCGTTTAAGTATATCATTTGTTATAATTTCTATTACAGTTATATTATATGCTATAAGTGCAGTTTATTTTGCTGGAGTAATGGTGAGGCTTATGCTTACGCTGACTCCAGTTGTCTGTATGCTTGCCGGTGTTGCGTTTAGCGATCTTCTTGATTTATTCTTTAAAGAAGAAGATAGTGAAAGAAACGATCGTGGTAATGGAAGTGAAGAAGAAAGCGAGGAAGAAAGAGAAAGGAGTCCGGGCAGAGCACTATATGATAAAGCTGGAAAAATTCGTAGAATGAAGCACGAGAGACCTACAGGGAATGGGGATGGACTAGGTGTTAATCTTCGAAATGGAGTTGTCATTGGAGCACTTATGTTGATGACAATGTTCACTTTGCATTGTACTTGGATCACAAGTAATGCGTACTCTAGTCCTTCAATTGTTTTGGCATCGTATAGTAACGATGGTGATAGAGCCATACTTGACGATTTTAGAGAAGCGTATTATTGGTTAGCACAAAATACACCCACTGATGCCAGAGTTATGAGTTGGTGGGATTATGGTTATCAAATTGCTGGAATGGCTAACAGGTATATACTGTTAATGAATAAGACTAAAAAATTCATCATCGTCTATCTGTATCAAGTAAAACAGTGTAACatattttctgttttttttttttaaattagaacTACACTTGTGGACAATAATACTTGGAATAATTCTCATATAGCTCTGGTTGGAAAAGCAATGAGCTCAAATGAAAGTGCTGCTTATGAAATAATGACATCTTTAGATGTAGATTATGTATTAGTTATTTTTGGAGGAATGATTGGATATTCTGGAGATGATGTTAATAAGTTCCTTTGGATGGTACGAATTGCTGAAGGTGAACATCCGCTGGACATTCGGGAGAGTGATTATTTTTCCGAAAAGGGGGAATTTCGAGTGGATTCTGAAGGCTCGCCTACTCTTTTGAACTCGTTAATGTATAAATTATGTTATTATCGATTTGGAGAAGTTAAGATCGATTATCGATCTCCTTTTGGTTATGATCGTACACGCAGCGCAGAAATAGGGCATAAAAATTTCCAATTAACGTATTTGGAAGAAGCTTACACAACCGAACATTGGCTTGTTAGGATTTACAGGTAATATGTCTATATGAAAAGTGTGAAATtcgtatattataaattatatatgttTTTATCAACAAATAACTTCACAGGGTGAAAAAACCAAACGAGTTTAATAGACCTAGTATTCCAATATCTAAGCGAATTGTTGCACGTAACGACAATTCATATTTCAGTAAAAAGGTGAGTATTATACTTCATATGATAAtatgaaatatataaattttaatttctcgaATTTCCTGTCGTATCGTTTCCCGTTTTTTATGCTATACATTGCATGATCTCGAAACGTAGTTGAAGTTGTGGGGGGTTGGATATTAATGTTTTAGACACCACATCGCAAGAAAGGTTACATAAAAGGCCGGCCAACTGTTATTAAAGGACAGAAACCTCAACGAAGAACTACGTAACAAACATTTATTATCTAATTCATAACAGTTTTCAAATACaacttttgtaataaaaaagaaattaccgTCCCTTGGGTCTACCACAAACTATACCTCGAACTAAGAATTTAATATCATTACAAATTAAATCGattgaaatataaaatgaaaaaatgaatttccaacatttcaaataaaaaaagggggattatatttttaattttatttactgaAATACGTTTGTTTCTTATTGGATTTCTTATGGATGAGATTATTACAGATTGTCCTACATATCGAAAAggcaaaatataatttctgtgtTATTACAATACGCGACGCATTTA
The Colletes latitarsis isolate SP2378_abdomen chromosome 14, iyColLati1, whole genome shotgun sequence DNA segment above includes these coding regions:
- the Stt3b gene encoding catalytic subunit 3B of the oligosaccharyltransferase complex isoform X2 — translated: MLSNRSSTTNTRKDMFPDKKATSKQMKTSTLTNAAGLSSLITFTVLLLAWISGFASRLFAVIRFESIIHEFDPWFNYRATAYMVQHGFYNFLNWFDERAWYPLGRIVGGTVYPGLMITSGSIHYILHSLNIPVHIRDICVFLAPIFSGLTAISTYLLTKEIWSAGAGLFAACFIAIVPGYISRSVAGSYDNEGIAIFALQITYYLWVKSVKTGSIFWASMTALSYFYMVSAWGGYVFIINLIPFHVFALLVMNRYSNRLFTSYTTFYILGLLLSMQIPFVGFQPIRTSEHMAAGGVFGLLIFVATLRYLRTVLTKSEMKYFGGVVAVTAGILLLILICLTYTGIVAPWSGRFYSLWDTGYAKIHIPIIASVSEHQPTTWFSFFFDLHILVTTFPVGLWYCIKHINDERVFVILYAISAVYFAGVMVRLMLTLTPVVCMLAGVAFSDLLDLFFKEEDSERNDRGNGSEEESEEERERSPGRALYDKAGKIRRMKHERPTGNGDGLGVNLRNGVVIGALMLMTMFTLHCTWITSNAYSSPSIVLASYSNDGDRAILDDFREAYYWLAQNTPTDARVMSWWDYGYQIAGMANRTTLVDNNTWNNSHIALVGKAMSSNESAAYEIMTSLDVDYVLVIFGGMIGYSGDDVNKFLWMVRIAEGEHPLDIRESDYFSEKGEFRVDSEGSPTLLNSLMYKLCYYRFGEVKIDYRSPFGYDRTRSAEIGHKNFQLTYLEEAYTTEHWLVRIYRVKKPNEFNRPSIPISKRIVARNDNSYFSKKLKLWGVGY
- the Stt3b gene encoding catalytic subunit 3B of the oligosaccharyltransferase complex isoform X3 — protein: MLSNRSSTTNTRKDMFPDKKATSKQMKTSTLTNAAGLSSLITFTVLLLAWISGFASRLFAVIRFESIIHEFDPWFNYRATAYMVQHGFYNFLNWFDERAWYPLGRIVGGTVYPGLMITSGSIHYILHSLNIPVHIRDICVFLAPIFSGLTAISTYLLTKEIWSAGAGLFAACFIAIVPGYISRSVAGSYDNEGIAIFALQITYYLWVKSVKTGSIFWASMTALSYFYMVSAWGGYVFIINLIPFHVFALLVMNRYSNRLFTSYTTFYILGLLLSMQIPFVGFQPIRTSEHMAAGGVFGLLIFVATLRYLRTVLTKSEMKYFGGVVAVTAGILLLILICLTYTGIVAPWSGRFYSLWDTGYAKIHIPIIASVSEHQPTTWFSFFFDLHILVTTFPVGLWYCIKHINDERVFVILYAISAVYFAGVMVRLMLTLTPVVCMLAGVAFSDLLDLFFKEEDSERNDRGNGSEEESEEERERSPGRALYDKAGKIRRMKHERPTGNGDGLGVNLRNGVVIGALMLMTMFTLHCTWITSNAYSSPSIVLASYSNDGDRAILDDFREAYYWLAQNTPTDARVMSWWDYGYQIAGMANRTTLVDNNTWNNSHIALVGKAMSSNESAAYEIMTSLDVDYVLVIFGGMIGYSGDDVNKFLWMVRIAEGEHPLDIRESDYFSEKGEFRVDSEGSPTLLNSLMYKLCYYRFGEVKIDYRSPFGYDRTRSAEIGHKNFQLTYLEEAYTTEHWLVRIYRVKKPNEFNRPSIPISKRIVARNDNSYFSKKLWGVGY
- the Stt3b gene encoding catalytic subunit 3B of the oligosaccharyltransferase complex isoform X1; translation: MLSNRSSTTNTRKDMFPDKKATSKQMKTSTLTNAAGLSSLITFTVLLLAWISGFASRLFAVIRFESIIHEFDPWFNYRATAYMVQHGFYNFLNWFDERAWYPLGRIVGGTVYPGLMITSGSIHYILHSLNIPVHIRDICVFLAPIFSGLTAISTYLLTKEIWSAGAGLFAACFIAIVPGYISRSVAGSYDNEGIAIFALQITYYLWVKSVKTGSIFWASMTALSYFYMVSAWGGYVFIINLIPFHVFALLVMNRYSNRLFTSYTTFYILGLLLSMQIPFVGFQPIRTSEHMAAGGVFGLLIFVATLRYLRTVLTKSEMKYFGGVVAVTAGILLLILICLTYTGIVAPWSGRFYSLWDTGYAKIHIPIIASVSEHQPTTWFSFFFDLHILVTTFPVGLWYCIKHINDERVFVILYAISAVYFAGVMVRLMLTLTPVVCMLAGVAFSDLLDLFFKEEDSERNDRGNGSEEESEEERERSPGRALYDKAGKIRRMKHERPTGNGDGLGVNLRNGVVIGALMLMTMFTLHCTWITSNAYSSPSIVLASYSNDGDRAILDDFREAYYWLAQNTPTDARVMSWWDYGYQIAGMANRTTLVDNNTWNNSHIALVGKAMSSNESAAYEIMTSLDVDYVLVIFGGMIGYSGDDVNKFLWMVRIAEGEHPLDIRESDYFSEKGEFRVDSEGSPTLLNSLMYKLCYYRFGEVKIDYRSPFGYDRTRSAEIGHKNFQLTYLEEAYTTEHWLVRIYRVKKPNEFNRPSIPISKRIVARNDNSYFSKKTPHRKKGYIKGRPTVIKGQKPQRRTT